One Solanum lycopersicum chromosome 2, SLM_r2.1 genomic region harbors:
- the LOC101263568 gene encoding WD40-repeat domain-contaning protein (The RefSeq protein has 1 substitution compared to this genomic sequence): protein MKNLKKKKASAQNTQKGSKKRFSIESDPFFHEDNDLKRRKRFGDDEDIESSDDSEDIYGSDDEGVDRNERKDEEEEEEEETAAEKRKRLAETFLHSMRESKRKEEEERESEEEYDREEREAMRDSWMVDMLQKEQMEGSGRSRKAIASRIQKPTEGFHLLVKHRQSVTAVTLSEDDLKGFSSSKDGTIVCWDVDSGKTEKYTWPTDEALKSHGAKDPQGRATKHSKNVLALAVSSDGRYLASGGLDRHVHLWDIRTRQHIKAFPGHKGPVSCLTFRQGSSELFSGSFDRSIKIWNVEDRAYVNTLFGHQSEVLTIDSLRKERVLTVGRDRTMHLWKVPEESQLIFRAPATSLECCCFINNDEFLSGSDDGSIEHWNVTRKKPVHIVKNAHASLQSVGIEQSNGALSNGHMENGTLNPQCHSSSALSWVSALTVCRNSDLAASGAGNGSVQLWTIENESKGISPLFELPVAGFINSLVFSKSGQFLVAAVGQEPRLGRWGRIADVRNGVFVHPLKHS, encoded by the exons ATGAAGAACctgaaaaagaagaaagctTCAGCTCAAAACACCCAGAAGGGTAGTAAGAAGAGATTTTCAATTGAAAGCGACCCATTTTTCCATGAAGACAACGACTTGAAAAGGCGAAAGAGATTTGGAGATGATGAAGATATAGAGAGCAGTGATGATTCAGAGGACATTTATGGGTCTGATGATGAAGGAGTGGATAGGAATGAGCGGAAGgatgaagaagaggaagaggaggaggagaCGGCAGCTGAGAAGAGAAAAAGGCTGGCGGAGACTTTTTTGCATAGTATGAGGGAGTCGAAGAGGaaggaagaggaagaaagagAGAGTGAAGAGGAATATGATAGAGAGGAGAGGGAAGCAATGAGAGACTCATGGATGGTAGACATGTTGCAGAAGGAGCAGATGGAGGGCAGTGGTCGTTCCAGAAAAGCTATTGCTTCCAG GATTCAAAAACCCACCGAGGGATTTCACCTTTTAGTGAAACATCGACAGTCCGTAACTGCTGTGACTTTATCTGAGGATGACTTAAAGGGATTTTCATCTTCTAAAGATGGCACTATTGTTTGCTGGGACGTGGACAGTGGAAAGACAGAAAAGTATGCATGGCCTACTGATGAAGCTCTGAAGTCACATGGTGCAAAGGACCCACAAGGTCGAGCAACAAAACATAGTAAGAATGTTTTAGCTTTGGCTGTCAGCTCTGATGGACGCTATTTGGCAAGTGGAGGCTTAGATCGTCACGTTCATTTGTGGGACATCCGAACACGGCAGCATATTAAG GCATTCCCTGGTCATAAGGGACCTGTTTCATGTTTGACATTCAGACAAGGATCTTCTGAACTGTTTTCGGGGTCGTTTGATCGATCCATCAAGATATGGAATGTGGAAGATAGAGCTTATGTAAATACTTTATTTGGTCATCAAAGTGAAGTTCTAACCATTGATTCTTTGAGGAAAGAAAGGGTCTTGACAGTTGGACGAGACCGAACCATGCACTTATGGAAG GTTCCAGAGGAATCTCAATTGATATTTCGTGCTCCAGCAACTTCCCTTGAATGCTGTTGTTTCATCAATAATGATGAGTTTCTATCTGGTTCTGATGATGGAAGTATTGAGCACTGGAACGTAACAAGGAAGAAGCCTGTCCACATTGTAAAAAATGCACATGCTTCATTGCAATCAGTGGGAATTGAACAGAGCAATGGGGCCCTATCAAATGGCCACATGG AAAATGGCACACTTAATCCTCAGTGTCATTCCTCATCAGCACTCTCTTGGGTTAGTGCGCTGACAGTCTGCAGAAATAGTGATCTTGCAGCATCAGGAGCTGGCAACGGGTCCGTTCAATTGTGGACTATTGAAAATGAATCAAAAGGCATCTCTCCATTGTTTGAGCTCCCAGTG